TATCATATTACTCTAAGTTATCCTTTTTAATAATGTTCACATGGTCATCAAACTTGGAATATTGATCTGTCATTCCAACTAAATCATCTGGCAAATCATCTCCCCCATATTTAATTCTATCAGAAACTGTTCTTTCTTTTCTAATATAATTAATTCTATCCTGATTAATATCAAAGCCATAAGGGATGTGTTTTTTACAGATTTCTTCAATTTCTTTAATAGTAGATTCCATAGTCAATTCTATGAAAATTCTAGCAGTTTTAACTTGTAAAACTACGTCCTCACCATTTATGGTAATAACTCTACGCTCTTTATACTTATCAGGCAGAGTAGCTTCACCTTTTGGAAATCTTGGACCATGAATAACAGTTCTTCTTACATCATCGAGTGCCTCTAAATCGTTTAACAACAATTCTGTTGTGTCACTTCCAAGAACTCTATGAGGAAATATTTCAATATCCATTTTGTAACCTTCAAATTAGATTTGC
The genomic region above belongs to Methanobrevibacter sp. and contains:
- the mcrD gene encoding methyl-coenzyme M reductase operon protein D, encoding MDIEIFPHRVLGSDTTELLLNDLEALDDVRRTVIHGPRFPKGEATLPDKYKERRVITINGEDVVLQVKTARIFIELTMESTIKEIEEICKKHIPYGFDINQDRINYIRKERTVSDRIKYGGDDLPDDLVGMTDQYSKFDDHVNIIKKDNLE